One window of the Rufibacter radiotolerans genome contains the following:
- a CDS encoding RNA polymerase sigma factor — protein MTEPTDEEILSLFHEPRTKDKGFTMLMNQYQTRIYWHIRRLVVSHEDAQDLLQETFINVYKHLNSFAGDSKLYTWLYRIATNECLRLFKERKRFLVSSEEISEKLIDTLHGSCPQDSDEILVRLQEAILRLPEKQRLVFNLRYYDELPYEEISKILDSSVATLKTNYHYASGKIKEFMIQE, from the coding sequence ATGACAGAACCGACAGACGAGGAAATTTTGTCCTTGTTTCATGAGCCGCGCACCAAAGACAAAGGCTTTACCATGTTAATGAACCAGTACCAGACCAGGATCTATTGGCATATAAGGCGGTTGGTGGTGTCTCATGAAGATGCGCAGGACCTCCTGCAGGAAACGTTTATCAATGTATACAAACACCTGAACAGTTTTGCCGGTGACAGCAAACTGTATACCTGGCTGTACCGCATTGCCACCAATGAGTGCCTGCGGTTGTTTAAGGAACGGAAACGGTTTCTGGTCTCCTCTGAGGAAATCAGTGAGAAATTAATAGACACCCTGCATGGTTCCTGCCCCCAGGACAGCGATGAAATTCTGGTGCGACTGCAGGAGGCCATCTTACGGCTCCCCGAAAAGCAGCGGCTGGTTTTTAACCTGCGTTATTATGATGAGCTGCCCTATGAAGAGATAAGCAAGATCTTGGATTCCTCGGTAGCCACCCTCAAAACC